The following are encoded together in the Flammeovirga agarivorans genome:
- a CDS encoding PfaD family polyunsaturated fatty acid/polyketide biosynthesis protein: MNTTLIKNSGLKSTAKSTSKWFGASSFAKYTTEEIKQQFEKLDKQLFVIRNQEGTVGVADGMGTATSSDLQSAELLANIPAYAPEALGDPSFRAAYGLKYNYMGGAMANGISSEDLVIALGKAGMLCSFGAGGLIPARIEQAIDKIQAALPNGPYAFNLIHSPNEVALEREACELFLKRGVKVIEASAFMDLTPFVVKFRAAGLRKNADGSIHMENKIIAKVSRLEVAEKFMRPAPKSILDKLVEEGQITAEQATLALSVPMADDITVEADSGGHTDNRPLVSLLPSVLLLRNRIQEELNYPEQVRVGAAGGISTPQSVLAAFAMGAAFVVTGSINQACLESGASDHSRKVLAQAGMTDIMMAPASDMFELGVKLQVLKKGTLFALRAQKLYDTYIAYDGIDAIPEKERTTLEKTVFQDSLENIWKMCIEFFQERDPEQITRSENNPKRKMALIFRWYLGLSSSWANRGVKGRELDYQIWCGPAMGAFNEWVKGTPLENWENRKAVDVAHALFNGAAYLYRLQYLEMQGVQIDGKFKAASVKY; encoded by the coding sequence ATGAATACAACATTGATTAAAAATAGCGGCTTAAAATCGACAGCTAAATCTACTTCAAAGTGGTTTGGTGCTTCAAGCTTTGCAAAATATACAACGGAGGAGATCAAGCAGCAGTTTGAGAAATTAGACAAACAGCTTTTTGTGATCAGAAACCAAGAAGGTACAGTAGGTGTAGCGGATGGAATGGGAACAGCCACTTCATCGGATTTACAGTCTGCTGAATTATTAGCGAACATTCCAGCTTATGCTCCAGAAGCATTGGGTGATCCTTCATTCAGAGCAGCGTATGGTTTGAAATATAACTATATGGGCGGTGCAATGGCGAATGGTATTTCTTCGGAAGACCTAGTGATTGCTTTAGGTAAAGCAGGTATGTTATGTTCATTTGGTGCAGGTGGATTGATTCCTGCAAGAATTGAGCAGGCAATCGATAAGATTCAAGCGGCATTACCAAACGGACCGTATGCATTCAACTTAATTCACTCACCAAATGAGGTGGCCTTAGAGCGTGAAGCTTGTGAGTTGTTCTTAAAGCGTGGAGTAAAAGTGATTGAAGCGTCTGCATTTATGGACTTAACACCATTTGTAGTGAAGTTCAGAGCGGCAGGGTTACGCAAAAATGCGGATGGATCGATCCATATGGAAAACAAGATCATCGCAAAAGTATCTCGTTTAGAAGTAGCGGAGAAATTCATGCGTCCAGCACCAAAGTCGATCTTAGACAAGTTGGTAGAAGAAGGTCAGATTACTGCTGAGCAAGCAACATTGGCGTTATCAGTTCCAATGGCAGACGACATCACTGTAGAAGCGGATTCGGGTGGACATACAGACAATAGACCGTTGGTATCATTATTACCTTCAGTGTTATTGTTAAGAAACAGAATCCAAGAAGAATTGAACTACCCTGAGCAAGTACGTGTAGGTGCAGCAGGTGGTATCTCAACGCCTCAATCGGTATTAGCGGCTTTCGCTATGGGTGCGGCGTTTGTAGTAACAGGTTCAATCAACCAAGCATGTTTAGAGTCAGGTGCATCAGACCACTCTCGTAAGGTGTTAGCACAAGCGGGAATGACAGATATCATGATGGCGCCAGCATCGGATATGTTTGAGTTAGGAGTGAAATTACAAGTGTTGAAGAAGGGAACATTGTTCGCTTTAAGAGCACAAAAATTATATGATACGTACATCGCTTATGACGGTATCGATGCGATTCCTGAAAAAGAGCGTACAACGTTAGAAAAGACAGTCTTCCAAGATTCATTAGAGAACATCTGGAAGATGTGTATTGAGTTTTTCCAAGAGCGTGATCCAGAGCAAATCACAAGATCAGAAAACAATCCAAAGCGTAAGATGGCATTGATCTTCCGTTGGTACTTAGGTCTTTCTTCTTCATGGGCTAACCGTGGTGTGAAAGGTAGAGAGTTGGATTACCAAATCTGGTGTGGTCCTGCAATGGGTGCATTCAACGAGTGGGTAAAAGGTACTCCTCTTGAAAACTGGGAAAACCGTAAAGCAGTAGACGTTGCTCATGCATTGTTCAACGGCGCTGCGTACTTGTACAGATTGCAATACTTAGAAATGCAAGGCGTACAAATCGACGGCAAATTCAAAGCAGCAAGTGTGAAATATTAG
- a CDS encoding beta-ketoacyl synthase N-terminal-like domain-containing protein, whose translation MSKKDKIAVIGMGGLFPGSSTLDGFWNNLLDNKDLVTLSDEKTFGQDPLRLYHTEKGKLDKCYAIRGGYVRDFEFDPSDYKIQKNLLAKQDDQFKWSLYVAQQALKDSGYWQNTQDKNCGVIVGNLSFPTRRSRQIFSPIYADMAGKVFTELTGEEVKVPFANTNYDANIHETLLTNSPSALIAQAVGLTSTNYSLDAACASSLYAIKLAIDELQLGKADMMLAGAVSGADPLFIHMGFSYFHAYARMNEKSAPLDNTSGGLTSSEGAGMVVLKRLSDAKRDGDKILAVIDGVGLSNDGKGKFLLSPNPKGQKLSFERAYKGTDLTPAEIDYLECHATGTPLGDTTEINSISDFFAQEEVRPPFLGSVKSNMGHLLTAAGMTGMLKVILAMQKKFIPATIKIDGAVHSNDQKVGRDQMMLENKEWPLKGEQPHAGINAFGFGGTNAHMILSAYDEKVEVAKEQITSPKQPLSIVGMDLHFGGCASLEDFYLSLYQGQQFFKNLPANRWKGMEELETLKKGLGLEDIKRLKGAWLEEFDLDILRFKIQPKEAERLTLQQTLMLTVADRALHDAGLKELEGKGANIAVLTAMESELEIHHRMGRWDLIWQVEKALEMAGLDMDVQKKDSLSDVLKNSVFQAFEDHSPSEHTGFIGNIISSRVSALWDFTGPSFTISSNENAVYKALDVARNMLALGEVDAVVVGAIDLAGSMEGVLSRHVLNPVNTGDTSFGWNTETNGWNIGEGAGAIVIKRAEDAKNDRVYAQIDDVAIVQSDLSSLNGEINSQAVAKGAEELLQSNGLDASDIGLLEVSASGIASEDKAEIEGLTSVYQSKEEKLTCALGSAKATVGHTFSASGIASIIRSALALYHRFIPATPQWSGPKFEEKFKNTPFYVPQVSSPWVIEEGKDTLRAAISGLATDGSSAHVLMSEASHPKLDDRSPYLAKGGERLFPLSIERPAGINEQLLGILTDVETLGFNETSDKLCEAFNPAAPIKPIFVAKNEKELMRDVAFFQAHMKDAYKGKKALQMPTGSYYNPNPIAKDGKVAMMYPGSGAAYQGFGASLLQMFPSLYDHIKNSVNHPNRAFFTEYLYPRTLKKPTAEEVKKQEENLGTNALPVMAIGVAFASAYTTLLQDVLKVKADSLAGYSMGETSSLWYSQGFWDAHLVDEKFLESNIFSEIVGGDMTILGEEWGMDAATAKSKWRSRLITLNAKTLGYATLEDWFRGEVEGKYERVYLTFINTDSEIIMSGDNDILEEIMQKHALSSVTLTINNCVHHPFISRVTEEFITMHHLPLQKAIPQTVYSGVTQKPLALNEDDIAKNAKDVCCEEVNLPKLIRSMKEDGHKLFIEVGANATLSRWIGEILKGEEFATIATDRKGSDSLKSFMGMVAQLLGQGVELDLGAIIAKTSAKGIQRKKIYKTLHTGGNRFEEFAFTAENKAAFINSTNRVNTTEPVIAGEEFDMFALSEKEEEQTTTKDMDKNSALDVIENKVKQKIAENGLALYDFDAPDYKASKKDAIWNEQDLLTFATGKISDVFGPEYSIIDTYPCRVMLPMPPYLLVSRVTKLNAKTNEYKSSSLTTEYDIPYNSWFATDGQIPWAVAVESGQCDLLLISYLGIDFQNKGEYKYRLLDCTLTFLDDLPFEGQTLRYDISIDSYVRNGNNLLFFFRYDCYVEDRMVLKMRGGCAGFFNEADLAEGQGVVYKPEELEERNNRKKQFFEPLLHCDKTTFNQEELLALTQGDLEGVFGSDYNTLGRNKSLRLPPKDILMLDRITKLDIKGGHAGLGWIEAEKDLKADDWYFPCHFRDDEVLAGSLQAEGGGQLLRFLMLYMGMQRLTKDARFQPVLDIPQKVRCRKEVNAKDGKLIYRMDVKEVGLVPEPYVVADLEIIYDGLSSVYFENLGLRLQEKDNPQYKKDLANTNHGVYVKPVNKPVLLDEGDITQFALGPVYKCFGDEYKVFEGRSLSRQPNTDLQVISRVLSISNERHDFSNNPTIISEYDVPVDAWYFKQNASPVMPYSVLMEVALQPCGFLGAYLGSTLSVPDKDLFFRNLDGDGEMLVDIDLRGKTITNKVVMTSHTNLAGTVLQRYTFELSVDGTVFYVGQSSFGFFTVADLSSQAGLDSGEKVAAWKDVTDYDKKNAITFNLDSLFGKMKLYKSTNPASPRLHLAEDQLNLLDSATIIKEGGKYGKGYIHATRAIHNYDWFFTCHFYQDPVMPGSLGVEAIHQAVQVWALQNNLGEGMTNVGFNHHAPNKTVWKYRGQILQGDPTMNLDCHIKEVTKENGKVVILVDANLWKGDLRIYEITDLSLVIS comes from the coding sequence ATGAGTAAAAAAGACAAAATAGCGGTCATTGGTATGGGAGGTTTATTCCCAGGTTCATCCACACTAGATGGATTCTGGAACAACCTACTTGATAACAAAGACCTCGTAACTTTATCTGATGAAAAGACGTTTGGACAAGATCCCTTGCGACTTTATCATACAGAAAAAGGTAAACTGGATAAATGTTATGCGATTCGTGGTGGTTATGTTCGTGATTTCGAATTTGACCCATCAGACTATAAAATCCAGAAAAACTTACTAGCTAAACAAGATGATCAATTCAAATGGTCATTATATGTAGCTCAACAAGCTTTAAAAGATAGTGGTTACTGGCAAAACACACAGGATAAAAACTGTGGTGTTATTGTGGGTAACTTGTCTTTCCCTACGCGTCGTTCCCGTCAAATCTTCTCGCCTATATATGCTGATATGGCAGGGAAAGTATTCACTGAATTAACAGGAGAGGAAGTAAAAGTTCCTTTCGCAAATACGAACTACGATGCAAATATTCATGAGACATTATTGACGAATTCACCTTCTGCCTTGATCGCTCAAGCGGTAGGATTGACTTCGACCAACTATTCATTAGACGCTGCTTGTGCCTCTAGTTTATATGCAATTAAATTAGCAATTGATGAATTACAATTGGGTAAAGCTGACATGATGTTAGCGGGTGCTGTAAGTGGTGCCGATCCATTGTTTATTCACATGGGGTTCTCTTATTTCCATGCGTATGCCCGCATGAATGAGAAGTCAGCTCCTTTGGATAATACATCCGGAGGATTGACTTCATCTGAAGGTGCAGGTATGGTTGTATTAAAGCGATTAAGCGATGCAAAAAGAGACGGTGATAAGATTTTAGCCGTTATCGATGGTGTTGGTTTATCGAATGATGGTAAAGGTAAATTCCTTTTAAGTCCAAACCCTAAAGGACAAAAACTTTCTTTCGAGAGAGCTTACAAAGGAACTGACCTAACACCAGCTGAAATTGATTACTTAGAATGTCATGCAACAGGTACGCCTCTTGGTGATACGACGGAGATCAATTCAATTAGTGATTTCTTTGCACAAGAAGAAGTAAGACCTCCATTCTTAGGGTCTGTAAAATCAAACATGGGACACTTGCTAACAGCTGCCGGTATGACGGGTATGTTGAAGGTGATCCTTGCCATGCAAAAGAAGTTTATTCCAGCGACTATCAAAATTGATGGTGCTGTACATTCTAACGATCAGAAGGTAGGAAGAGACCAAATGATGTTAGAAAATAAAGAGTGGCCATTAAAAGGAGAGCAACCACATGCAGGTATTAATGCTTTCGGTTTTGGTGGTACCAATGCCCATATGATCTTATCGGCTTACGATGAGAAAGTAGAGGTAGCAAAAGAACAGATTACATCACCCAAACAACCTCTTTCAATTGTTGGTATGGATCTTCACTTCGGTGGATGTGCCAGCTTGGAAGATTTTTATTTATCTCTTTATCAGGGTCAACAATTCTTCAAAAACTTACCGGCTAACCGTTGGAAAGGAATGGAAGAGTTGGAGACTTTGAAGAAAGGGCTTGGGTTAGAAGATATAAAACGCTTGAAAGGAGCGTGGTTGGAAGAATTTGACTTAGATATTCTTCGTTTCAAAATCCAACCGAAAGAAGCAGAACGTTTAACGTTACAGCAGACTTTAATGCTTACTGTAGCTGATAGAGCATTGCATGATGCAGGCTTAAAAGAGCTGGAAGGTAAGGGAGCAAACATTGCCGTATTGACAGCAATGGAATCTGAATTAGAAATCCATCACCGTATGGGACGTTGGGATCTAATTTGGCAAGTAGAGAAAGCATTAGAAATGGCAGGTCTAGACATGGATGTGCAGAAGAAAGATTCACTTTCTGATGTTTTAAAGAACTCTGTATTCCAAGCTTTCGAAGATCACTCTCCATCGGAACATACTGGTTTTATCGGTAACATTATTTCGAGTAGAGTTTCTGCACTTTGGGATTTTACTGGTCCTTCATTCACTATTTCATCGAACGAAAATGCAGTATATAAAGCATTGGACGTAGCGAGAAATATGTTGGCTTTAGGTGAAGTGGATGCCGTAGTGGTAGGTGCGATCGACTTAGCTGGAAGTATGGAAGGTGTATTGAGCCGTCATGTTTTAAATCCTGTAAATACAGGAGATACTTCATTCGGTTGGAATACAGAAACGAATGGATGGAACATTGGTGAAGGTGCAGGTGCAATTGTAATCAAGAGAGCGGAAGATGCGAAAAATGATCGCGTGTATGCTCAAATTGATGATGTAGCGATTGTACAATCTGACTTATCTTCATTGAATGGTGAAATCAACAGTCAAGCAGTAGCGAAGGGTGCAGAAGAGTTATTACAAAGTAATGGTTTGGATGCTTCTGATATCGGATTATTAGAAGTATCAGCATCAGGTATTGCTTCTGAAGATAAAGCGGAAATTGAAGGTTTAACTTCAGTGTACCAATCAAAAGAAGAGAAATTAACTTGTGCCTTAGGTTCTGCGAAAGCAACTGTAGGTCATACATTCTCTGCTTCGGGTATCGCTTCTATCATTCGTTCAGCTTTAGCTTTATACCACAGATTTATTCCTGCTACTCCACAGTGGTCGGGTCCTAAGTTTGAGGAGAAATTTAAAAACACACCTTTCTACGTTCCTCAGGTTTCATCACCTTGGGTAATCGAAGAAGGAAAAGATACATTAAGAGCGGCGATTTCAGGTCTAGCGACAGATGGTTCTTCGGCACATGTTTTAATGTCTGAAGCTTCTCATCCGAAGTTAGATGATCGTAGCCCTTACTTAGCCAAAGGAGGAGAGCGTTTATTCCCACTTTCTATTGAAAGACCTGCAGGAATTAACGAACAACTTTTAGGTATTTTGACTGATGTAGAAACGTTAGGTTTCAATGAAACATCAGACAAACTTTGTGAAGCATTTAACCCTGCAGCACCAATTAAGCCTATTTTCGTTGCGAAAAACGAAAAAGAATTAATGCGTGATGTAGCGTTCTTCCAAGCACATATGAAAGATGCTTACAAAGGAAAGAAAGCTTTACAAATGCCAACGGGTAGCTACTACAATCCTAACCCAATTGCGAAGGATGGTAAAGTAGCCATGATGTACCCTGGTTCTGGTGCGGCATACCAAGGTTTTGGAGCTTCTTTATTACAGATGTTCCCTAGCTTGTATGATCACATCAAAAATTCTGTAAATCACCCGAACAGAGCGTTCTTTACAGAATATTTATACCCTAGAACATTGAAAAAGCCAACGGCTGAAGAAGTGAAAAAACAAGAGGAAAATCTTGGTACAAATGCACTTCCAGTAATGGCGATCGGTGTTGCCTTTGCTTCAGCTTACACTACACTTTTACAAGATGTATTAAAAGTGAAAGCAGACTCGTTAGCGGGTTACAGCATGGGCGAGACTTCAAGTTTATGGTATTCTCAAGGTTTCTGGGATGCTCATTTAGTTGATGAGAAATTCTTAGAGTCGAATATCTTCTCTGAAATTGTAGGTGGTGATATGACTATTCTTGGTGAAGAATGGGGCATGGATGCTGCCACTGCAAAATCGAAATGGAGAAGCCGTTTGATTACCTTAAATGCTAAAACTTTAGGGTATGCTACTTTAGAAGATTGGTTCAGAGGTGAAGTAGAAGGAAAGTACGAAAGAGTGTACTTGACATTCATCAACACAGATTCTGAAATCATCATGTCTGGTGATAATGACATCTTGGAAGAAATTATGCAGAAGCATGCTCTTTCATCGGTGACATTAACCATCAACAACTGTGTACATCATCCGTTTATCAGTCGCGTAACGGAAGAGTTTATCACTATGCATCACCTTCCATTACAGAAGGCGATTCCACAGACGGTATACTCTGGTGTAACACAAAAGCCTTTAGCTTTAAATGAGGATGACATCGCTAAGAATGCGAAAGATGTATGCTGTGAGGAAGTGAATCTTCCAAAGCTGATCAGAAGCATGAAAGAAGATGGTCACAAATTGTTTATTGAAGTAGGAGCGAATGCAACGCTTTCTAGATGGATCGGTGAGATCTTGAAAGGTGAGGAGTTTGCAACGATTGCAACAGACCGTAAGGGTTCTGATTCTTTAAAGAGCTTTATGGGAATGGTGGCTCAGTTATTAGGTCAGGGTGTTGAACTGGACTTAGGAGCTATCATTGCAAAGACTTCTGCGAAAGGTATTCAAAGAAAGAAAATCTATAAAACATTACATACTGGAGGTAACCGTTTTGAAGAATTCGCATTTACTGCGGAAAACAAAGCAGCCTTCATTAATTCTACAAACAGAGTCAACACAACAGAGCCTGTAATAGCAGGAGAAGAGTTTGACATGTTTGCTTTATCAGAAAAAGAAGAAGAACAAACAACAACCAAAGATATGGATAAGAATTCAGCCTTAGATGTGATTGAAAATAAGGTGAAACAAAAGATTGCTGAGAATGGCTTAGCGCTTTATGATTTCGATGCACCTGATTACAAAGCAAGCAAGAAAGATGCGATCTGGAACGAACAAGATCTATTGACTTTTGCTACTGGTAAAATCTCAGATGTATTCGGTCCTGAGTACTCTATCATCGACACTTACCCTTGTCGTGTAATGTTACCAATGCCTCCATACTTATTGGTGAGCCGTGTAACGAAATTGAATGCTAAGACAAATGAGTACAAGTCTTCAAGCTTAACAACAGAGTACGATATCCCTTACAACTCTTGGTTCGCAACTGACGGACAAATTCCTTGGGCTGTAGCGGTAGAGTCAGGTCAGTGTGACTTATTATTAATTTCATATTTAGGGATTGACTTCCAAAACAAAGGTGAGTACAAATACCGTCTATTAGACTGTACTCTTACTTTCTTGGATGATCTTCCTTTCGAAGGACAAACGTTACGTTATGACATCAGCATTGATAGCTATGTACGTAATGGTAACAACCTTTTATTCTTCTTCCGTTACGACTGCTATGTTGAGGACAGAATGGTGCTGAAAATGCGTGGTGGTTGTGCTGGTTTCTTCAACGAAGCAGACCTTGCAGAAGGTCAAGGTGTAGTATACAAGCCAGAGGAATTAGAAGAAAGAAACAACCGTAAGAAGCAATTCTTTGAGCCATTATTACACTGTGATAAAACTACTTTCAACCAAGAGGAGCTTTTAGCGTTAACTCAAGGTGATTTAGAAGGTGTATTTGGTTCGGATTACAATACATTAGGTAGAAACAAATCATTACGTCTTCCTCCAAAAGACATCTTAATGTTAGACCGTATCACTAAGTTAGATATCAAAGGTGGTCATGCTGGTCTAGGATGGATTGAAGCTGAGAAAGACTTGAAGGCAGACGATTGGTACTTCCCTTGTCACTTCAGAGATGACGAAGTTTTAGCAGGTTCATTACAAGCTGAAGGCGGTGGACAGTTATTACGTTTCTTAATGTTATACATGGGTATGCAGCGTTTAACTAAAGATGCTCGTTTCCAACCTGTATTAGACATCCCTCAAAAAGTAAGATGTCGTAAAGAGGTAAATGCCAAAGATGGTAAGCTAATTTACCGTATGGATGTGAAGGAAGTAGGTTTAGTTCCTGAGCCATACGTAGTAGCTGATTTAGAAATTATCTATGACGGATTGTCGTCTGTATACTTTGAAAACTTAGGTCTTCGTTTACAAGAAAAAGACAACCCTCAATATAAAAAGGACTTAGCGAACACTAATCATGGTGTGTATGTGAAGCCAGTGAACAAGCCAGTTCTATTAGACGAAGGTGATATCACTCAATTCGCATTAGGTCCAGTTTACAAGTGTTTCGGTGATGAGTACAAAGTATTCGAAGGACGTTCGTTATCGCGTCAGCCAAACACTGACCTACAAGTAATCTCTAGAGTTTTATCAATCAGCAATGAGAGACATGACTTTAGTAACAACCCTACAATCATCTCTGAATATGATGTTCCTGTAGACGCATGGTACTTTAAGCAAAATGCTTCACCAGTAATGCCTTATTCAGTATTGATGGAAGTAGCCTTACAACCATGTGGTTTCTTAGGTGCTTACTTAGGTTCTACTTTATCAGTGCCAGACAAAGACTTATTCTTCCGTAACCTTGACGGTGATGGTGAGATGTTAGTTGACATTGATCTAAGAGGAAAAACGATTACAAATAAAGTAGTAATGACGTCACATACAAACCTTGCAGGTACAGTATTACAACGTTATACATTCGAACTTTCAGTAGATGGTACAGTATTCTATGTAGGTCAATCTTCATTCGGATTCTTTACAGTAGCTGACCTTTCTAGCCAAGCAGGTCTTGACTCAGGTGAAAAAGTAGCAGCATGGAAAGACGTGACGGATTACGACAAGAAGAATGCTATCACTTTCAACTTAGATTCATTGTTCGGTAAAATGAAGTTGTACAAGTCGACCAACCCAGCTTCTCCAAGATTACACTTGGCAGAAGATCAGTTGAACTTGTTAGATAGTGCAACGATCATCAAAGAAGGTGGTAAGTATGGCAAAGGTTATATCCATGCCACTCGTGCCATCCATAACTATGATTGGTTCTTCACTTGTCACTTCTACCAAGATCCTGTAATGCCAGGTTCATTAGGTGTTGAAGCAATCCACCAAGCAGTTCAAGTTTGGGCGTTGCAAAACAACTTAGGTGAAGGCATGACAAACGTTGGTTTCAACCACCATGCACCAAACAAAACAGTTTGGAAATATAGAGGTCAAATCCTTCAAGGTGACCCAACAATGAACCTTGATTGCCATATCAAAGAAGTAACAAAGGAAAACGGTAAAGTCGTAATCCTTGTAGATGCGAACCTTTGGAAAGGTGATTTAAGAATCTATGAAATTACTGACCTTTCATTAGTGATCAGCTAA
- a CDS encoding LysR family transcriptional regulator has translation MINLEWYRTFKAVYKHQSYSKAAEELFLTQPTVSNQMNMLEAAVGHKLFTRKSKGVVPTDHAKFLNNLIIESLDTLEKVEASYSKSVKKEDKQYIFGLNENLYKSFVSKDLLETFKHLTVHFEADNQKLFDMVNNQQIDAAIIKEDIQTFDVLSERIMQSQLIVVGHPNIDTHNLKDFIRKNELNKIQKWLEGQVWFSHMSTNPFIKLLWMHCFNKKRPKIFTNYIIPNEYFMLQELTEVEGVAVTLKHNAQEFLDQKQLQLIWEPNDYPIRDYYLIAHKKQEPFFTILKSIFQK, from the coding sequence ATGATTAATTTAGAATGGTATAGAACTTTCAAAGCAGTATATAAACATCAGAGTTACTCTAAAGCTGCTGAAGAATTATTTTTAACGCAACCCACCGTCAGCAATCAAATGAATATGTTAGAGGCAGCAGTTGGGCATAAATTATTTACTAGAAAATCAAAAGGGGTTGTACCAACAGATCATGCGAAGTTTCTGAATAATTTGATTATTGAATCTTTAGATACGCTGGAAAAAGTTGAGGCAAGCTATAGCAAATCAGTCAAAAAAGAGGACAAACAATATATTTTCGGCCTTAACGAAAACCTTTATAAAAGCTTTGTTTCTAAAGACTTATTAGAAACTTTCAAGCACTTGACCGTACATTTTGAAGCTGATAATCAAAAGTTATTTGACATGGTCAATAATCAACAAATTGATGCAGCTATAATTAAAGAGGATATACAAACGTTTGATGTATTGTCTGAAAGAATTATGCAATCACAATTAATCGTAGTTGGACACCCAAATATTGATACCCATAACCTCAAAGATTTCATTCGTAAAAATGAATTGAACAAAATTCAAAAGTGGTTAGAAGGCCAAGTTTGGTTTTCACACATGTCTACAAATCCATTTATTAAGTTGTTATGGATGCATTGCTTTAACAAAAAGCGACCGAAGATTTTCACAAACTATATCATCCCAAATGAATATTTCATGTTACAAGAATTAACTGAAGTCGAAGGGGTCGCTGTAACATTAAAACATAATGCTCAAGAATTTTTAGATCAGAAACAACTACAATTAATTTGGGAACCCAATGATTATCCAATCAGAGATTACTATCTAATTGCACATAAAAAACAAGAACCTTTCTTTACTATTTTGAAGTCTATTTTTCAGAAATGA